A window of Campylobacter pinnipediorum subsp. pinnipediorum contains these coding sequences:
- a CDS encoding ABC transporter ATP-binding protein, whose product MKLRLKNISHSFGDTHILKDINFHINKNEIVSIIGPSGCGKSTIFNIAAGLITPSFGQVLLDNEDITGKSGNVGYMLQKDLLLPFKTVLENVALPQIIKGKSKQEAYNKAMVYFKEFGLDGMQNEYPKMLSGGMRQRAALLRTYLFEKDLILLDEPFSALDAMTKENIHSWYLDVVRDMKLTTLFITHDIEEAILLSDRIYILDKKPASLSQEILVPLLRPRDALSDDVVKIKREIKKRYFSV is encoded by the coding sequence ATGAAACTAAGACTAAAAAACATATCACATTCATTTGGCGATACACATATCTTAAAGGATATAAATTTTCATATAAATAAAAATGAGATAGTAAGTATCATAGGACCAAGTGGATGTGGTAAAAGCACTATATTTAACATAGCAGCAGGACTTATCACCCCAAGCTTTGGACAAGTCTTGCTTGATAATGAAGATATAACTGGTAAAAGTGGAAATGTAGGCTATATGCTACAAAAAGACCTACTTTTGCCATTTAAAACAGTCCTTGAAAATGTAGCCCTACCTCAGATAATAAAAGGCAAAAGCAAGCAAGAAGCCTATAATAAGGCTATGGTGTATTTTAAGGAATTTGGCCTTGATGGTATGCAAAATGAATATCCAAAAATGCTATCAGGTGGCATGAGACAAAGAGCGGCTTTGCTTAGGACTTATCTTTTTGAAAAAGACCTTATACTACTAGATGAGCCATTTTCAGCACTAGACGCAATGACAAAAGAGAACATCCACAGCTGGTATCTTGATGTAGTAAGAGATATGAAGCTAACCACACTTTTTATAACTCACGATATAGAAGAGGCTATACTATTATCAGATAGGATTTACATACTAGACAAAAAGCCGGCAAGCTTATCACAAGAGATACTCGTGCCGCTTTTAAGACCAAGAGATGCATTAAGCGATGATGTCGTAAAGATAAAAAGAGAGATAAAAAAGAGATATTTTAGTGTATAG
- a CDS encoding TonB-dependent receptor domain-containing protein, giving the protein MNKLRFSMITILMLGLNVNLQAVDIEESNSIELDSVTVTGESDNDPMQKKVGERVKSAKTLTKEQVQDTRDLVKYETGVSVVETGRFGASGYAIRGVDENRVAITIDGLRQAETLSSQGFKEIFEGYGNFNNTRNGVEIQTLKQATITKGADSIKTGSGALGGSVMFETKDARDYLLDKDYFYGFKTGISTANSQRYGSHTLAARYKWFDVLLINTKRKLRETKNYGYDEYDDSVVGREREKADPYNIKKESTLLKFSFQPADNARIGIAYDNGKVNSKGHDFSYTLTPNNITNTAGIDKVIADRRYTNDTTTRKNFSATYEVFSEMPFWDSIKITYSDQKIKARARTDETCEGASCQNIQNHAGLHIKDNKTVDKDDQELSLHYENGGLKKVKNHKDEDTYDKFVATKKLSEYKFYCDLYDCDSPDKQIKLIIDDTNDYTQGKRPIVKIDLTKENQNTIAKIDGGAKKRNLKFTIENKVDKDNRRYKKILAQHTYKGGFGDTTASYEDLYMFIPNQPGFIENQWKERDLNTDTKQFNFDFTKNLELKNLEHYVQYGLSHTSTKKSMINKAGYNAKNPQWWADSDGDCSTKGSTDIGNALKCPKTEKPTSFLIPVESDEGALYLKDEIHFNDQVSLDIGFRHDRVKYRPNYIPGRTPKIADDMVKGLFVPLKPKRDVSKVPEKVHSWDKPKKNSYAHFESCKDVSKKNYFDCPIDKIVVKDEDKFNKELKEFEEKDKTYKNYLKDVEYNKLVDKENETNPQKNIEYFSQPREFKNNSYAIAATLDPTEFVRVQVKYSKGFRVPTHEELYLAFKHPDFTIKPNVDLKPEIAKTKEIALTLHKNMSFLTMSIFKTEYKDFLDLEYKGTEKLNQGNQNNNGTQTNSSLDFDIYQNVNRQDASVNGFEISSRLNFEDIYSKLSGFYIGYKLTNQRGSILTKQDGNVPMNAIQPKKSIYSFGYTAPNDTFGVDFYLTSVKAKKPNETYNMFWKNEKPSSPADARDYINGKLVTDSSAHWLSNKYNILDMIAYVRPKKNLTFRLGAYNITDEKYITWDSARSIRSFGTMNMVRKTDSLGINRFNAPGRNFKLDFEFTY; this is encoded by the coding sequence ATGAACAAACTCAGGTTTTCTATGATAACTATATTAATGCTTGGTTTAAATGTAAATTTACAAGCTGTTGATATAGAAGAAAGTAATAGTATTGAATTAGATAGCGTAACAGTTACTGGTGAATCAGATAACGATCCTATGCAAAAAAAGGTAGGTGAAAGAGTAAAGAGTGCTAAGACACTCACTAAAGAACAAGTACAAGATACAAGAGATCTAGTAAAATATGAAACTGGAGTAAGCGTAGTAGAAACAGGTAGATTTGGTGCTAGTGGTTATGCTATAAGAGGTGTTGATGAAAATAGAGTAGCTATAACAATAGATGGTCTAAGACAAGCAGAAACTTTAAGCTCTCAAGGATTTAAAGAGATATTTGAAGGATATGGTAACTTTAATAATACAAGAAATGGTGTAGAGATACAAACCCTAAAACAAGCTACTATCACAAAAGGAGCTGACTCTATAAAAACTGGTTCAGGGGCTCTTGGTGGTTCTGTTATGTTTGAGACAAAAGATGCAAGAGATTATCTACTTGATAAAGACTATTTTTATGGATTTAAGACAGGTATATCAACAGCAAACTCTCAAAGATATGGTTCTCATACCCTAGCTGCTAGATACAAGTGGTTTGATGTGCTTTTGATAAACACAAAAAGAAAACTAAGAGAAACAAAAAACTATGGATATGATGAGTATGATGATAGTGTAGTAGGTAGAGAAAGAGAGAAAGCCGATCCATACAATATAAAAAAAGAAAGCACCTTGCTTAAGTTTAGCTTTCAACCAGCAGATAATGCAAGGATAGGTATAGCTTATGATAACGGTAAAGTTAATTCAAAAGGGCATGATTTTTCTTATACTCTTACACCTAATAATATTACAAATACAGCAGGAATTGATAAAGTAATAGCTGATAGAAGATATACAAATGATACAACAACAAGGAAAAACTTTAGTGCTACATATGAAGTTTTTAGTGAAATGCCGTTTTGGGATAGTATAAAAATCACTTACTCAGATCAAAAAATAAAGGCTAGAGCTAGGACTGATGAGACTTGCGAGGGGGCAAGTTGTCAAAATATACAAAATCATGCAGGTCTTCACATAAAAGACAATAAGACTGTAGATAAGGATGATCAAGAGTTAAGTTTGCATTATGAAAATGGTGGTCTTAAAAAGGTAAAAAATCACAAAGATGAAGATACTTATGATAAATTTGTTGCTACAAAAAAATTAAGCGAATATAAATTTTATTGTGATTTGTATGACTGTGATTCTCCTGATAAGCAGATAAAGCTGATTATAGATGATACTAACGACTATACTCAAGGGAAAAGACCAATAGTAAAAATAGATTTAACAAAAGAAAATCAAAATACTATAGCTAAGATAGATGGTGGTGCTAAAAAAAGAAATCTTAAATTTACAATAGAAAATAAGGTGGATAAGGATAATAGAAGATATAAAAAAATATTAGCGCAACATACATATAAAGGTGGATTTGGCGATACAACAGCTTCTTACGAGGATTTATATATGTTTATCCCAAATCAACCAGGTTTTATAGAAAATCAATGGAAAGAGAGAGATCTAAATACAGATACCAAACAGTTTAATTTTGATTTTACAAAAAATTTAGAACTAAAAAATTTAGAACATTATGTGCAATACGGACTATCTCATACCAGTACCAAAAAAAGCATGATAAATAAAGCTGGATATAACGCAAAAAATCCTCAATGGTGGGCTGACTCTGATGGTGACTGCTCAACAAAAGGTTCTACTGATATAGGTAATGCCTTGAAATGTCCAAAGACAGAAAAACCTACAAGTTTTTTAATACCTGTTGAGTCAGATGAGGGTGCCTTGTATCTAAAAGATGAGATACATTTTAACGATCAAGTTTCACTAGACATAGGATTTAGACATGATAGAGTAAAATATAGACCAAACTACATACCAGGAAGAACACCAAAAATAGCTGATGATATGGTAAAAGGTCTTTTTGTTCCATTAAAACCAAAAAGAGATGTGTCAAAAGTGCCAGAGAAAGTGCATAGCTGGGATAAGCCGAAGAAAAATAGCTATGCACATTTTGAATCATGTAAAGATGTATCAAAAAAAAATTACTTTGATTGTCCTATTGATAAAATAGTTGTTAAGGATGAAGATAAATTTAATAAAGAACTTAAAGAATTTGAAGAAAAAGATAAAACTTATAAGAACTATTTAAAAGATGTAGAATACAATAAACTTGTTGATAAAGAAAACGAAACAAATCCCCAAAAAAATATAGAGTATTTTTCTCAGCCTAGAGAGTTTAAAAACAACTCTTATGCCATCGCAGCAACACTTGATCCAACAGAGTTTGTAAGGGTTCAAGTTAAGTACTCAAAAGGCTTTAGGGTGCCTACTCATGAAGAGCTTTATCTTGCGTTTAAACATCCTGATTTTACTATAAAGCCAAATGTTGATTTAAAACCTGAGATAGCAAAGACAAAAGAGATAGCCCTTACTTTGCATAAAAATATGAGCTTTTTAACTATGAGTATTTTTAAGACAGAGTATAAAGACTTTTTGGATTTAGAATACAAAGGAACAGAGAAATTAAATCAAGGAAATCAAAATAATAACGGTACTCAAACCAATAGCTCTCTTGACTTTGATATCTATCAAAATGTAAATAGACAAGATGCTTCTGTTAATGGATTTGAGATAAGCTCTAGGCTAAATTTTGAAGATATATATAGTAAATTATCAGGATTTTATATAGGATATAAACTTACAAATCAAAGAGGAAGTATACTTACAAAACAAGATGGAAATGTTCCTATGAATGCTATACAACCTAAAAAATCAATATATAGCTTTGGCTATACAGCTCCAAATGATACTTTTGGAGTGGACTTTTATCTTACAAGTGTGAAAGCTAAAAAACCAAATGAAACATATAATATGTTTTGGAAAAATGAAAAACCAAGTTCTCCAGCAGATGCAAGGGATTATATAAATGGAAAATTAGTTACAGACTCATCGGCTCACTGGCTAAGTAATAAATACAATATCTTGGATATGATAGCCTATGTAAGACCTAAGAAAAATCTTACATTTAGACTTGGTGCTTATAATATCACGGATGAAAAATACATCACTTGGGACTCAGCTAGATCTATCAGATCTTTTGGAACTATGAATATGGTTAGAAAAACAGATAGTCTTGGTATAAATAGATTTAACGCACCAGGAAGAAATTTCAAACTTGATTTTGAGTTTACATACTAG
- a CDS encoding CAP domain-containing protein codes for MNSLKPALKYKFTIIFFLLILYIVSDILGFYSSNHNQLLVAKTPKEYNVFDGVDYINTIREDNGLGWFRANKNLEISATNHANHLLKNKDKISVSMHDEERNLDGFTGEDVSQRAMFAGYSSSYVVENISNNQINTRSSIDNLLSAIYHRFGFLNYSFNEIGFANVSFGDEKFYVYNMGNSYVNNICLKGGDFKNSGYYIDNVCKNNIYKIKQDSFKIATIPKSPEYIKFPYKNPALAYFSGEIPDPIPSCKIMGNPISIEFNPNIENIKMQSFKIFRDNKEIDDTVIITKQNDINHKFNKNQFALFSKKVFDFDKEYLAVFKYTQNNKDKEIRWSFKTLTPRFNYFSIKDGDILEIYPDRFYDIFIKPRDCNDVFTSYSYKKSTLLDAYVRDIGVNMIRISLSGYKGDKITISTNNGVKFKAILAKDSKNATKIFGFRLNYLVLVVLVFISFAFMIVDLKHQKNK; via the coding sequence TTGAATTCGCTAAAGCCGGCCCTAAAATATAAATTTACTATTATATTTTTTCTTCTGATTTTATATATAGTATCTGATATATTAGGTTTTTACAGTTCAAATCATAATCAACTTTTAGTTGCAAAAACACCAAAAGAATACAATGTATTTGACGGTGTTGATTATATAAATACAATAAGAGAAGATAATGGTCTTGGTTGGTTTCGTGCAAATAAAAATTTAGAAATTTCTGCTACTAACCATGCCAATCATCTTCTTAAAAATAAAGATAAAATTAGTGTAAGTATGCACGATGAAGAGAGAAATCTTGATGGTTTTACTGGTGAAGATGTATCGCAAAGGGCTATGTTTGCTGGCTATAGCTCAAGCTATGTTGTAGAAAATATATCAAACAATCAAATAAACACAAGAAGCTCCATAGATAATTTACTCAGTGCTATATATCATCGTTTTGGTTTTTTAAACTATTCTTTTAACGAGATAGGTTTTGCAAATGTTTCTTTTGGTGATGAAAAGTTTTATGTTTATAATATGGGTAATTCATATGTAAACAATATCTGTTTAAAAGGTGGTGATTTTAAAAATAGCGGTTATTATATAGATAATGTATGTAAAAATAATATTTATAAAATAAAACAAGATAGTTTTAAAATAGCTACTATACCAAAAAGCCCAGAATATATTAAATTTCCATATAAAAATCCAGCGCTTGCTTATTTTAGTGGTGAGATACCAGATCCGATTCCATCTTGTAAAATTATGGGAAATCCTATAAGTATAGAGTTTAATCCAAATATTGAAAATATAAAAATGCAAAGTTTTAAAATTTTTAGGGACAATAAAGAGATAGATGACACGGTTATAATCACTAAACAAAATGACATAAACCATAAATTTAATAAAAATCAATTTGCATTGTTTTCAAAAAAAGTGTTTGATTTTGATAAAGAGTATTTGGCTGTTTTTAAATATACCCAAAACAACAAAGATAAAGAGATTAGGTGGAGCTTTAAAACTTTAACACCACGGTTTAATTATTTTTCTATTAAAGATGGAGATATCTTAGAAATATATCCCGATAGATTTTATGATATCTTTATAAAACCTCGTGATTGCAATGATGTATTTACTAGCTATTCTTATAAAAAATCAACTTTGTTAGATGCTTATGTTAGAGATATTGGGGTAAACATGATAAGAATAAGCTTAAGTGGTTATAAAGGCGATAAAATCACTATATCTACAAATAATGGCGTGAAATTTAAAGCAATACTAGCTAAAGACTCTAAAAATGCAACTAAAATATTTGGGTTTAGATTAAATTATTTAGTGCTTGTTGTTTTGGTTTTTATCTCTTTTGCGTTTATGATTGTTGATCTTAAGCATCAAAAAAATAAGTAA
- the pckA gene encoding phosphoenolpyruvate carboxykinase (ATP), with translation MLSDINKLGLENIKSVYHNLSYEDIFKHEIKNNEGVVSKNGTFVVDTGIFTGRSPKDKYFVNQDPSNKYISWGKINQPTTKELFDKLMLKAKKQLSGKDIYVQDAFCGASQKSKKSVRFVTEVAWQAHFVKNMFIRPNEEELKNFKPDFVIYNACKCVNDEWEKDGLNSEVFVIFNVEENVAVIGGTWYGGEMKKGIFSMMNYWLPLEGKLSMHCSANVGNDGDTALFFGLSGTGKTTLSTDPKRKLIGDDEHGWDDEGVFNFEGGCYAKCINLDKDSEPEIYEAIKRNALLENVVLDKDGVVDYTDGSKTENTRVSYPIEHIQNHEPSLSAGHPSNIIFLTADAFGVLPPVSKLTKEQAMYYFLSGYTAKVAGTERGITEPVATFSACFGEPFMPLHPTVYAKLLGKKIDKHNVSVYLVNTGWSGGAYGVGKRMSIKATRACINAILDGSIKSCEFENFEKFNLAIPKQLDGVDTVLLNPINTWANKDEYIASRDKLATMFEQNFKRYEDVKEGIEFAKAGPKI, from the coding sequence ATGTTAAGTGATATTAATAAGCTCGGATTGGAAAATATCAAGAGTGTTTATCACAATCTAAGTTATGAAGATATATTTAAGCATGAGATTAAAAATAACGAAGGTGTTGTTAGTAAAAATGGAACTTTTGTAGTTGATACAGGTATTTTTACAGGCAGAAGCCCAAAAGATAAGTATTTTGTAAATCAAGACCCTTCAAATAAATATATATCTTGGGGTAAAATAAATCAGCCCACGACAAAAGAGCTTTTTGATAAACTAATGCTAAAAGCAAAAAAACAATTAAGCGGTAAAGATATATATGTCCAAGATGCCTTTTGTGGTGCTAGCCAGAAGAGTAAAAAATCAGTTAGATTTGTAACTGAAGTAGCTTGGCAAGCACATTTCGTTAAAAATATGTTTATACGACCAAATGAAGAAGAACTTAAGAATTTCAAACCTGATTTTGTTATATACAATGCTTGCAAATGTGTAAATGATGAGTGGGAAAAAGATGGTCTAAACTCAGAAGTATTTGTTATCTTTAATGTCGAGGAAAATGTTGCAGTTATTGGCGGTACTTGGTATGGTGGAGAGATGAAAAAAGGAATTTTTTCTATGATGAATTATTGGTTACCGCTTGAAGGAAAACTAAGTATGCATTGTTCTGCAAACGTAGGCAATGATGGAGATACAGCTCTGTTTTTTGGACTTAGTGGAACAGGAAAAACAACACTATCAACAGATCCCAAAAGAAAGCTTATAGGCGATGATGAGCATGGTTGGGATGATGAAGGTGTGTTTAATTTTGAGGGCGGTTGCTATGCTAAATGTATAAACTTAGACAAAGATAGTGAGCCTGAAATTTATGAAGCTATCAAAAGAAATGCACTTTTGGAAAATGTTGTTTTAGATAAAGATGGCGTTGTTGATTATACAGATGGTAGTAAAACAGAAAACACACGCGTAAGCTATCCGATAGAGCATATACAAAATCACGAACCTAGCTTAAGTGCAGGTCATCCAAGTAATATTATATTTTTAACAGCAGATGCCTTTGGTGTTTTACCTCCTGTTTCAAAACTTACAAAAGAACAGGCTATGTATTATTTTCTTAGTGGTTATACAGCAAAAGTTGCTGGGACAGAAAGAGGCATAACAGAGCCTGTTGCTACATTTAGTGCATGCTTTGGAGAGCCATTTATGCCACTTCATCCAACTGTATATGCAAAGCTATTAGGCAAGAAGATAGATAAGCATAATGTAAGTGTATATCTTGTAAATACTGGCTGGAGCGGCGGTGCTTATGGCGTTGGTAAAAGAATGAGCATAAAAGCTACAAGGGCTTGCATAAACGCTATTCTTGACGGCAGTATAAAATCTTGCGAATTTGAAAATTTTGAAAAGTTTAATCTTGCTATACCAAAACAATTAGACGGAGTTGATACGGTTTTATTAAATCCTATAAACACTTGGGCTAATAAAGATGAATATATAGCTTCAAGAGATAAATTAGCAACTATGTTTGAACAAAATTTTAAAAGATATGAGGATGTAAAAGAAGGCATTGAATTCGCTAAAGCCGGCCCTAAAATATAA
- a CDS encoding sodium ion-translocating decarboxylase subunit beta — protein MIFKKRFILKILLLSFICCFCFTNIFASESSSQNSKVEYKQKSIGELFTNFYKTTGVYTFLNPSDDVKDHDGNPISKFNQSFGKIIMFFICFLLLYLAIKKGFEPLLLIPIGFGGLLANIPIADIAGPDGFLGIIYNFGISTGLFPLIIFMGVGAMTDFGPLLANPKTALLGGAAQFGIFATLIGALALSQYTSFFDFSLSDAAAIGIIGGADGPTAIFLASRLAPDLLGAIAVAAYSYMALVPIIQPPIMRALTTEKERKIKMVQLREVSQIEKIFFPLTLVILCVMILPDATPLIGALAFGNLVKECGVVSRLSDTMQNALINIITIFLGLSVGSKLAAEKFLVPNTLGILVLGLIAFAIGTASGVIMAKIMNKFSKTKINPLIGAAGVSAVPMAARVVNKEGVKEDCTNILLMHAMGPNVAGVVGSAVAAGVLLSIFK, from the coding sequence ATGATTTTTAAAAAAAGATTTATTTTAAAAATTTTACTACTAAGTTTTATTTGTTGCTTTTGTTTTACAAATATTTTTGCGAGCGAATCATCTTCTCAAAACAGTAAAGTTGAGTATAAACAAAAAAGTATAGGCGAATTATTTACAAATTTTTATAAAACAACTGGGGTTTATACTTTTTTAAACCCCAGCGATGATGTAAAAGATCATGATGGCAACCCTATATCAAAGTTTAATCAAAGTTTTGGAAAAATTATAATGTTTTTTATATGCTTTTTACTTTTGTATTTAGCGATCAAAAAAGGTTTTGAGCCACTACTTCTTATTCCTATAGGTTTTGGTGGATTACTTGCAAATATACCTATAGCTGATATAGCCGGACCTGATGGTTTTTTAGGGATAATTTATAATTTTGGAATTTCTACTGGATTATTTCCTCTTATAATATTTATGGGAGTAGGGGCTATGACTGATTTTGGTCCACTTTTGGCAAATCCAAAAACAGCATTACTAGGTGGTGCTGCTCAGTTTGGTATATTTGCTACTCTTATAGGTGCTTTGGCTTTATCTCAGTATACATCATTTTTTGATTTTTCACTTTCAGATGCTGCTGCTATAGGTATTATAGGTGGTGCCGATGGTCCTACCGCTATATTTTTAGCTTCTAGACTGGCTCCTGATTTGCTTGGAGCGATAGCTGTTGCTGCTTATTCTTATATGGCTTTGGTTCCTATAATCCAACCACCTATAATGAGAGCTTTAACAACCGAAAAAGAGAGAAAAATAAAAATGGTTCAATTAAGAGAAGTTAGTCAAATTGAAAAGATATTTTTTCCTTTAACTCTTGTTATTTTATGTGTTATGATTTTACCAGATGCTACACCACTTATAGGAGCTTTGGCATTTGGAAATTTAGTGAAAGAGTGCGGAGTAGTATCAAGGCTTAGTGATACTATGCAAAATGCACTTATAAACATCATCACTATATTTTTAGGTCTTTCTGTTGGTTCAAAACTAGCAGCAGAAAAATTTTTAGTTCCAAATACACTTGGTATATTGGTTTTGGGGCTTATAGCATTTGCTATAGGAACGGCTAGTGGTGTTATTATGGCAAAAATAATGAATAAATTTTCAAAAACAAAAATAAATCCTTTGATAGGCGCAGCTGGTGTTAGCGCTGTTCCTATGGCTGCTAGGGTTGTAAATAAAGAAGGTGTTAAGGAGGATTGCACTAACATTTTATTGATGCATGCTATGGGTCCTAATGTGGCCGGAGTTGTTGGTTCAGCTGTTGCTGCCGGTGTATTATTATCAATATTTAAATAA
- a CDS encoding biotin/lipoyl-containing protein translates to MAKKFIDVMDTTFRDGFQSVFGARVLMDDFFPAVEAAKNAGITHFEFGGGARFQSLYFYLNEDAFVMMDKFRQIVGEDANLQTLARGVNTVTLDTGSREIIDLHAKMFKKHGTTTVRNFDALNDVENLKYSGERIFHHGLKHEVVVTMMDLPPKCIGAHDVAFYERILREILDAGIPYHSVCFKDASGTSNPQKVYETIKMARKLLPENTHLRLHTHETAGVSIACYLAALEAGADGIDLAASPVSGGTSQPDILTMLHTLKGKDYDLGLDIDKILTYENTLKDCLKDYFIPPEATQVSPIIPFSPMPGGALTANTQMMRDNNILDKFPEVIDAMREVVELGGYGTSVTPVSQFYFQQAFNNVMFGKWKKIADGYGKMVLGYFGKTPVKPDENIVKLASEQLGLEPTTKHAIDLADLDETKTLKYTQQILEKENIEVTDENLFIVAACKEKGIAFLKGETKVNVRKIDNTVKTSIAPSNSNNNSNIGKYSVVVNGNRYNVEVSEGFADGVEIKQIKQVSSQETNQNQPTSSSSDDSACITSSLPGSIFKILVNPGDNVKSGQVVFIVEAMKMEIEIVSPQDGIISSIEVSQGQSVANGQILARFK, encoded by the coding sequence ATGGCTAAGAAATTTATAGATGTGATGGATACAACTTTTAGAGATGGATTCCAGTCTGTATTTGGAGCTAGAGTTCTTATGGATGATTTTTTTCCGGCAGTTGAAGCGGCAAAAAATGCAGGTATAACACATTTTGAATTTGGTGGGGGCGCTAGATTTCAAAGTCTTTATTTTTATCTAAATGAAGATGCTTTTGTTATGATGGATAAATTTAGACAGATAGTAGGAGAAGATGCAAATTTACAAACTTTAGCTCGTGGTGTAAATACAGTAACTCTTGATACTGGAAGCCGCGAGATAATAGACCTTCATGCTAAGATGTTTAAAAAACACGGAACTACTACTGTAAGAAATTTTGATGCACTCAATGATGTTGAAAATTTAAAATATTCAGGAGAAAGAATATTTCATCATGGTTTAAAACATGAGGTAGTTGTAACTATGATGGACCTTCCACCAAAATGTATTGGTGCTCATGATGTTGCTTTTTATGAGAGGATATTAAGAGAAATTCTAGATGCTGGTATTCCTTATCATAGTGTCTGTTTTAAAGATGCTAGCGGTACTTCAAATCCACAAAAAGTATATGAAACCATAAAAATGGCAAGAAAATTGCTTCCAGAAAATACACATTTAAGACTTCACACACATGAAACGGCTGGTGTTAGTATAGCTTGTTATTTAGCTGCTCTAGAAGCCGGAGCAGATGGTATAGACTTGGCTGCAAGTCCAGTAAGTGGAGGAACATCACAGCCAGATATACTTACTATGCTTCATACTTTAAAAGGCAAAGATTATGATCTAGGTTTGGATATAGATAAAATTTTAACATACGAAAACACATTAAAAGATTGTTTAAAAGATTATTTTATACCGCCTGAAGCTACTCAGGTAAGTCCTATAATACCTTTTTCTCCTATGCCAGGTGGAGCATTGACTGCAAATACTCAAATGATGAGAGATAATAATATCTTGGATAAATTTCCAGAAGTTATAGATGCTATGAGAGAGGTTGTAGAACTTGGAGGATATGGAACTAGTGTAACACCAGTTAGTCAGTTTTATTTCCAACAAGCTTTTAATAATGTAATGTTTGGAAAATGGAAAAAAATTGCCGATGGATATGGAAAAATGGTTCTTGGTTATTTTGGTAAAACACCAGTTAAACCAGATGAAAACATAGTAAAACTAGCAAGTGAGCAACTTGGACTAGAGCCTACTACAAAACATGCTATTGATTTGGCTGACCTTGATGAAACAAAAACTCTTAAATACACTCAACAAATTTTAGAAAAAGAAAATATAGAAGTTACTGATGAGAATTTATTTATAGTTGCTGCTTGTAAAGAAAAAGGTATCGCATTTTTAAAAGGTGAAACTAAAGTAAATGTAAGAAAGATAGACAATACAGTAAAAACATCTATAGCACCAAGTAATAGCAACAATAACTCAAATATTGGAAAATATAGTGTTGTTGTAAATGGAAATAGATATAATGTTGAAGTTAGTGAAGGTTTTGCTGATGGTGTTGAGATAAAACAAATCAAACAAGTTTCAAGCCAAGAAACAAATCAAAATCAACCTACAAGCTCATCATCTGATGACTCGGCTTGTATAACTTCAAGTCTTCCTGGTAGTATTTTTAAAATACTTGTAAATCCTGGTGATAACGTAAAATCAGGACAAGTTGTGTTTATAGTTGAAGCTATGAAGATGGAAATAGAGATAGTGTCTCCACAAGATGGCATTATATCTAGTATAGAGGTTTCACAAGGACAAAGTGTAGCAAATGGTCAAATTTTGGCTAGGTTTAAGTAA
- a CDS encoding OadG family protein produces the protein MNINLVSEGFSFMVLGMSSVFLFLVIMIFTLSIQGRFINKFIKNEIIDNDNKKICFKKENNNELVAAISVAISNFKKR, from the coding sequence ATGAATATAAATCTTGTTTCTGAGGGTTTTAGTTTTATGGTTCTTGGTATGAGTTCTGTATTTTTATTTTTAGTTATTATGATTTTTACACTTAGTATTCAAGGTAGGTTTATAAATAAATTTATAAAAAATGAAATAATAGACAACGATAACAAAAAAATATGTTTTAAAAAAGAGAATAATAACGAGTTGGTTGCAGCTATTAGTGTTGCTATATCTAATTTTAAAAAAAGATAA